The uncultured Roseibium sp. DNA segment CCGGTTTTCCCAGCATGACGTCTACCTGAACGTGGCTGGTGGCCTGAAGATCAACGAGCCGGGAGCGGATCTCGCGGTTGCGGCAGCCCTGGTCTCTTCACTCAGCGGACTTGCCCTTCCGGCAAATTGCGTCTATTTCGGCGAAGTCAGCCTGTCAGGAGCGATCCGGCCGGTCGCCCAGGCTCAGTCCAGGCTGAAGGAAGCGCAGAAACTCGGGTTCGATCAGGCGTATTGTCCGGAAGGCAACCTGAAAGACGGCGCGACACGGAATTTTGCGGTAACGGGACTCCCGGAACTTGGGGATTTCATTGCCAAAATCTCGGCCAAGGCTGGTGCCGGCGGCAACGCTTAAGGCATCAATCGGACGGATCAAGCGGGCGGCGGCGCCCGATGGCTCAAGACACAAGGATCTTTCAGACAGATGCCGATCACCATGCTCGACGGAATCCTTCTCGTCATCATGCTCATCTCGGCGGTTCTGGCGATGATCCGCGGTTTCGTCCGCGAGGTTCTGTCCATCGCCTCGTGGATTGCGGCCGCTGTCGCAGCCTTCCTGCTTTACGGGAAGGTGCTTCCCTACGCCAAGCAATATATCAGCCACGATCTGGTCGCCCTGGGCGTTTCCGCCGCAGCGGTCTTTATCGTAACGCTGCTGATTGTGTCCTATATAACCATGCGGATATCCGATTTCGTGCTCGACAGCCGCATTGGCGCGCTTGATCGCACGCTCGGGTTCGTGTTCGGCGCTGTGCGCGGATTGCTTCTGGTCGTCGTGGCGATGATGTTCTTCAACTGGTTCGTCCAGCCGGAACAGCAGCCTAACTGGGTCTTGCAGGCGAAATCCCGCCCGATCCTGATGTCTATCGGCGAACGCCTTGTCGCCGTGCTGCCGGAGGATCCGGAAAAGGCCATTCTGGACAAGATCAAGAAACAAACGTCCACACAGGCCAATGGCGAAGGCGGAAACGAGAATACGGGCTACAGCGCTTCAGAGCGGCAGGGCCTCGAACAGCTTACGACCGGCGGAAACAACTGACGCTCTGCTGCCAGGAGCGGGTTCTTCCGCGCTCGTAAAGTGAGCCGGGCAGGCTTTGACCTGCCGGTATCTTGAACTTAAGGAGCTCCGCCATGCACGGCGAGACCGATCACACCGAGCCGTTTGATCTCAATGCAGACCGGCTTCAGGAAGAGTGCGGCGTATTCGGCATATTCGGTCATGAAGATGCGAGCGCCCTGACCGCCCTCGGCCTGCATGCGCTCCAGCACCGCGGCCAGGAAGCCGCGGGCATCGTGACGCTCGACGATGAACAGTTCCGAGCGGAACGTCATCTTGGCCTGGTCGGAGACCACTTCTCCAACGCAGATACCATCAACCGGCTGTCGGGCCGGGCGGCGATCGGACATGTCCGGTATTCGACCACCGGCGAAACGATCCTGCGCAACGTGCAGCCACTGTTTGCCGAGCTGGAAGGCGGCGGCATCGCCATTTGCCACAACGGCAACTTCACAAATGCCATGACCCTGCGCCAGCAGTTGATCCGCGACGGCGCAATCTGTCAGTCGACGTCCGATTCCGAAGTGGTCCTGCAGCTCATCGCCAAGTCGCGCGAACGGAAGATCGTCGACCGTTTCATCGACGCCATTTCCCAGATGGAAGGCGCATACTCCCTGGTGGCGCTCACGTCGAAAAAGCTGATCGGGGCCCGCGATCCGCTGGGCATCCGGCCGCTGGTTCTGGGCGACCTCAACGGCGCGCCGATCCTGGCTTCGGAAACCTGCGCGCTCGACATCATCGGAGCGACCTTCATCCGCGAGGTGGAAAACGGCGAAGTCATCGTCTGCAGCCCCAGCGGCATCGAATCCTACTTCCCCTTCGGCAAATGCCGGGCACGGCCGGACATTTTTGAGTTCATCTATTTCGCCCGCCCCGATTCCATCATCGGCGGCCGCAGCGTTTATGAAGTTCGCCGGGCCATGGGCGGGGAACTGGCGCGCGAATCCCATGTGGAGAGCGATGTCATCGTTCCGGTGCCGGACAGCGGCGTGCCGGCGGCGATCGGCTACAGCCAGGAAAGCGGCGTGCCCTTCGAACTGGGCATCATCCGCAACCACTATGTCGGGCGAACCTTCATCGAGCCATCCCAGTCGATCCGCGCGCTCGGCGTGAAGATGAAGCACTCCGCCAACAAGATGCAGATCCAGGGCAAGCGTGTCATCCTGATCGACGACAGCCTGGTTCGCGGCACCACATCGGTCAAGATCGTCCAGATGATCCGCGAGGCCGGCGCACGGGAAGTCCACTTCCGGCTGGCAAGCCCGCCGATCCGCTATTCGGATTATTACGGCATCGACACGCCGGTGCGCGAAAAGCTGCTGGCAGCCAAATACAATCTGGAAGAGATGCGCAACTACATCGGCGCGGACACGCTCGCCTTCCT contains these protein-coding regions:
- the purF gene encoding amidophosphoribosyltransferase — its product is MHGETDHTEPFDLNADRLQEECGVFGIFGHEDASALTALGLHALQHRGQEAAGIVTLDDEQFRAERHLGLVGDHFSNADTINRLSGRAAIGHVRYSTTGETILRNVQPLFAELEGGGIAICHNGNFTNAMTLRQQLIRDGAICQSTSDSEVVLQLIAKSRERKIVDRFIDAISQMEGAYSLVALTSKKLIGARDPLGIRPLVLGDLNGAPILASETCALDIIGATFIREVENGEVIVCSPSGIESYFPFGKCRARPDIFEFIYFARPDSIIGGRSVYEVRRAMGGELARESHVESDVIVPVPDSGVPAAIGYSQESGVPFELGIIRNHYVGRTFIEPSQSIRALGVKMKHSANKMQIQGKRVILIDDSLVRGTTSVKIVQMIREAGAREVHFRLASPPIRYSDYYGIDTPVREKLLAAKYNLEEMRNYIGADTLAFLSVDGIYKAMGYEGRDNENPQFTDHCFTGDYPTALTDLSEDRDFIRPPRLVEVQ
- a CDS encoding CvpA family protein codes for the protein MPITMLDGILLVIMLISAVLAMIRGFVREVLSIASWIAAAVAAFLLYGKVLPYAKQYISHDLVALGVSAAAVFIVTLLIVSYITMRISDFVLDSRIGALDRTLGFVFGAVRGLLLVVVAMMFFNWFVQPEQQPNWVLQAKSRPILMSIGERLVAVLPEDPEKAILDKIKKQTSTQANGEGGNENTGYSASERQGLEQLTTGGNN